From a single Poecilia reticulata strain Guanapo linkage group LG2, Guppy_female_1.0+MT, whole genome shotgun sequence genomic region:
- the LOC103461726 gene encoding interferon-induced protein 44-like has translation MNLKYVQKYKPAQDDIMYLRVLLYGPVGAGKSSFINSVSNVLRGRMTIPALASATTSDKSFTKKYETHKFIKGRGSSKTFYPVVFNDIMGLEDGTNRGVHADDIKLALRGHVREGHKFNPVAPLTQDDPGYNPTPFADDKVHVLVCVMSANTPQMKSSVLEKMKSIRETASDLGIPQMAMMTHIDEACGETERDLRNVYKSKHLRKKMKDFSSAVGIPMNCIFPVKNYSEEIDMNDDIDALVLSALRNMINFGDDFIERI, from the exons ATGAACCTTAAATATGTGCAGAAATACAAACCTGCACAAGATGACATCATGTACCTACGAGTCCTCCTGTATGGACCCGTTGGAGCTGGAAAGTCCAGTTTCATCAACTCTGTCAGTAACGTCCTCAGAGGMCGGATGACGATTCCTGCTTTGGCCAGCGCGACCACGTCTGATAAAAGCTTCAccaaaaag tATGAGACTCATAAGTTCATTAAAGGACGAGGAAGCTCAAAGACATTTTATCCTGTGGTCTTCAACGACATCATGGGACTGGAAGACGGAACCAACAGGGGAGTTCATGCTGACGACATCAAACTGGCTTTGAGAGGACATGTGAGGGAAGGCCACAAG TTCAACCCAGTTGCTCCTCTAACTCAGGATGACCCAGGCTACAACCCGACTCCCTTTGCTGATGACAAAGTTCATGTCCTGGTCTGTGTGATGTCAGCCAACACTCCACAGATGAAATCATCAGTTCTGGAGAAGATGAAGAGCATCAGAGAAACAGCCAGTGACCTGG GAATTCCTCAAATGGCCATGATGACACACATCGATGAAGCCTGCGGTGAAACTGAAAGAGACTTGAGGAATGTCTACAAGAGCAAGCATCTGAGAAAAAAG atGAAAGACTTCAGCTCAGCAGTGGGAATCCCCATGAACTGCATCTTCCCTGTGAAGAACTACAGTGAAGAAATCGACATGAATGATGATATTGATGCTCTGGTCCTGAGCGCTCTGAGRAATATGATCAACTTTGGAGACGACTTCATTGAGAGGATTTAA